GCAGGACGGCTGCGCCAGTTTCATCAGTTCGGTGTTGAGGCCATTGGTTCTGAAGGACCAGGCATTGATGCCGAAATCATTGCGCTGGCAGTGGATTTCTTTCGGGGTCTTGGCCTGGATGAACTGCAGCTTTATATCAACTCTGTTGGCTGTCCTCAGTGTCGCCCTCTGTATCGCAGCAGACTGCAGGAAGCCTTGCGTGAGTCGCTGGCGGATTTTTGCTCGGACTGTCAGTCACGGTTTGAACGGAATCCCATGCGGATTCTGGACTGCAAGAATGAGCGATGCACAGCATTGTCCCGGCATGCACCGACGATTTCCGATTGTCTGTGCGACGAATGCCGAGAGCATTTTGCCGGGTTGCAGGAAATGCTGGCTCAGGCCGGCATTTCCTTCCAACATAATCCGCGTCTGGTGCGGGGGCTTGATTATTATACTAAGACAGCCTTTGAAATCCAGTATCCGCCTCTCGGGGCTCAAAGCGCCGTCTGCGGCGGCGGCCGCTATGACGGTCTCATTGAAGAATGCGGCGGAGAGCATACGCCAGGCATCGGTTTTGCCATTGGTATTGAGAGGGTGCTTCTGGCTCTGGAAAAACAGCAGCTATTGCCGCCCCAGGAAGAAGGGCTGGATGTTTTCGTGGCGTTTACCGGACCAGAAACCC
The window above is part of the Acetonema longum DSM 6540 genome. Proteins encoded here:
- the hisS gene encoding histidine--tRNA ligase yields the protein MSIMAPRGTKDVLPDTTPYWRSIEAAVHRVCDLHAYREIRTPVFEHTELFLRGIGDTTDIVQKEMYTFNDRGGRSITLRPENTAAVVRSYLEHKLYSLPQPLKLYYIGPMFRYDKPQAGRLRQFHQFGVEAIGSEGPGIDAEIIALAVDFFRGLGLDELQLYINSVGCPQCRPLYRSRLQEALRESLADFCSDCQSRFERNPMRILDCKNERCTALSRHAPTISDCLCDECREHFAGLQEMLAQAGISFQHNPRLVRGLDYYTKTAFEIQYPPLGAQSAVCGGGRYDGLIEECGGEHTPGIGFAIGIERVLLALEKQQLLPPQEEGLDVFVAFTGPETRAAAFSLLRHLRQAGLRCDTEFMNRGLKTQLKQANRSASRFVAIIGEEELAQDKVTLKFMQTGEQELVALQDIESKLQREMGK